In the Tamandua tetradactyla isolate mTamTet1 chromosome 8, mTamTet1.pri, whole genome shotgun sequence genome, CGATGGCGGCGGGCTCCGGGCGGGGCCGAGGCTCTGTCCAAGGGGCTCCGGGGAGGGGTCCCGGTGTGAACCCGGGCGACGCGCCGAGGCGCGAGGTTGGGCCGGGGCCGGGGCGCGGGGGTGAGCCTCTGGGCGCAGTGAGCGAGGGGCCCTGGGCTCGGGACGGGCCGCGCTGCCCCGGGGGCTGCGCGCCTGCAGGGGCCCGGGCGAGGGGCGCCGACAGCTCGGCTTCGGAGTTGGAGAGCCAGGGTCGGAGTCTGGCACCACTGCGGCGGGCCTGGGCGCAGTCTGTTTCGtctctttgaacctcagttcTCCCATCTTAAAATGGGCTTACGAATCGCCCTGACCTCATGGGGGTGTTTGTGGGGAAGGAGCCAGAGGCTGTAGCACAAACTGAGACACACGGAAACACCGGCTGCTGTGTGAGTCCTGATGAAAGGCAGGTTCGGGAGGAGAAGGAAGCTCCAGAGGCTGCCACCGGGGTTGTTCCCGCAGGACTGTCCCTCGGTGATGTCTAGGGCTGCGGGAAGAGATGTCTCTGTGGCTGGAGACCCCTGAGCATGGCGTGTCCCCTGGTAAGCTCTTCCCAGGCTCAGCCCCTCGCCACTCTGGGAAACACCCCCTGTGTTCTCCTTGCCCAGCACGCAGCCCCAGGCCCCTCCGGGCAGGGCTGGCCTCTGCGCAGCCCCCGCCGCTACCCTTGCAGGCTCTTCCCTGTCCTTCCCACgggctgggctggctgctggggagAGCCCTGACTTCTGGCTTTGCCAGCCCTTGGGAAGACAGAGGCCAATATCCTCACTTCAGGTGCCGAGGTGCAGGAGTCCAGTCCAGGCCCACACACCCCTGGGGTCCCAGAGCCCGACCTGGGGCTCTGCTGCCCTCTGTGGGAGGAGATAAAGTTGCAGCTGCCCAGCGGGGACACCAGGGCGGGGACTGCGGCGAGGTGTGAGAGCTCCTTGTGTTTCTTTGGGGGCTCAGACTCTGCGGCAGAGCCCTGGGCGCCGGAGGCACGCGATGCAGGCAGCCAGGTGCTGGGGGGCAGCACCCGCACCCTCGGGGAGGGCGCCAGGACGCCCCAATCCACttcagggctggggctggaggcagCGGAGCCCATGGCCCTGCTCCTCAGGGCAGAGGCCCCCCCTGGAGCCACAGGTGAGGCGCTTCTGGACTCAGAGGAGGCAGGGGGCCCCCAGGCCTGGGAAGGCTCCCTCCGGGCTCTTCACCCTACAATGCCATGGGCAAGCCCAAAGGCTTTGGAGACGAGTGGACCCAAGTGAGCTGAGTGTGAACTTTTTCTTGACCCTAGGCAATgacttaacttttctgagcctcaatcTCCTTATCTGTATcgtggaaataataatagtgccTAGTCTTATGGTTATTGTAAGGACCAGTGCCTCTAAAAAGCTAAAACAGTCCCTAAGATGCAATGGCACTCGGTGGGTGAGGACTACTGTTCTTACAACAGACAGGATGGACTGCATGTGGCGAAGGCACTCAGAGTCCAGGTGGTGGCTCGTGGGTGCCAAGCTTTCGCCTTAGGGAAGGACATAAAGCTCTTGCCTGTATCCAGAGTTCCATCCACCAAAGCGGAAGAAAGGACCAGCTCCCAAAATGCTGGGGAACGAGCTGTGCAGCGTGTGCGGGGACAAGGCCTCGGGCTTCCACTACAACGTGCTCAGCTGTGAGGGGTGCAAGGGGTTCTTCCGCCGCAGCGTCATCAAGGGGGCGCGCTACACCTGCCACAGCGGCGGCCACTGCCTCATGGACACCTACACGCGCCGCAAGTGTCAGGAGTGTCGGCTTCGCAAATGCCACCAGGCAGGCATGCGGGAGGAGTGTGAGTGTCTGGGgacagggctgggggagggtctCCCGGGAAAGGGGGGGTACATGTAGGTGCCAGGGTGCAGGCAGGGGCCGGAGCCTACAGGGGCTTCCTAACCTGTTGGGTCCCTAAGTATGGATACATCTCTTCCTTGCCTCCCGTGAAGTCCTCTGCCCTTCTTCAGCCTCACCCGTCTCCCGTATCCTTGTGTCCtgtctcccccttccctcccctgttCATGTCTGGCCCCACCTTTAGTTGTCCTGTCAGAAGAACAGATCCGCCTGAAGAAACTGAAGCGGCAAGAGGAGGAGCAGGCTCAGGCCGTGTCCACTCCCCCAAGGGCTTCCTCGCCTCCCCAGGTCCTGCCCCAGCTCAGCCCAGAACAACGGGGCATGATTGAGCAGCTGGTGGCTGCCCAGCAGCAGTGTAACAGACGCTCCTTCTCCGACCAGCTTCGGGTCACGGTACTCGAGGGCCCAGGGAGAGGTGGCTCTGCCCGGGGCGCCAGGTGGCTCTCAGTGTGTGGCTCAAGCTGTGTACCTCTTCCCTCCTTGCCCTTCCGGGCAGCCTTGGCCCATGGCACCAGACCCCCAGAGCCGGGAGGCCCGCCAGCAGCGCTTTGCCCACTTCACTGAGCTGGCCATCGTCTCGGTGCAGGAGATTGTTGATTTTGCCAAGCAGCTGCCTGGCTTCCTGCAGCTCAGCCGGGAGGACCAGATTGCCCTGCTGAAGACCTCTGCCATCGAGGTGGCTGGACAAGGCCACGCGGCCGAAGGGAAGCCGGGCAGGACTGTCTGCGGGAAGGGGGCAGCGGACGTGCAGCTGGGGCACCAGATCTGATGGGAAGCGGGGGTGAGGGAGGCCAAGCTGCCCTCCTGGGGCTGTGTGCCAAGACGAGCCCCCAGTCCCTGTCTGAAGTCTGCCACTTGCGTGCAGGTGATGCTTCTGGAGACATCTCGGAGGTACAACCCCGGGAATGAAAGTATCACCTTCCTCAAGGACTTCAGTTATAACCGGGAAGACTTTGCCAAAGCAGGTGAGAACTGAGATCACCAGAGGACTGGGCTGGACGGACAGATGCTCTTAGTCCCGGGGCCCACCGTGACTGCAGAGCCACAGGCCCAGGGTTTGAGGGGCTGTAAAAGGAAGGCTCCACTTGTTTTTCCAAGACAGTGGTTTACAAACTGTGTTCCAAGGAATCGGAGGCATCCCATGAAGTGTCACCTTAGAAGAGAAACAGGGAGGCACAGCAGAGGCTTTCACCCTTACTTGAGCAAACGAGGAGCCCCATTTAAATCTACATTTTATCTTGGGCTCCTGCATAACATTTGAAGAAAAGATTTTACAGctagaaaaaaaagtttgaaaaccactgtacTGATCACTTTTGTAGTGatcaataatggaaaaaaatttgtCTTTAGACATCCTTTTCAAGAATCAAAAACTCTCCTTCCCTGGGCTGGTTTTGCCCTCTGCTTTCTGATTGGCCATGGAGCCAGGGCTGAGACATCGCACAGGAGCCCAGATGGCAGCTTTAGCCTGAGAGTGGGCATGTCTCTCCCCATCCCAAATCTGCAGTACTCTCTCCAATAATTAGCTCACCTTCCTGCTCTCCCCCTGATGCAAGACGGTGGGGTTCCCACCTTCCATTGTGGACAATGTATGCCTTACGGGAGCATGGCTGGGAAAGGATGGAAGGGGAGGGAATTCTGAAGGGAGCGGGACTGAGGCTCAACAGGAGACTGAGCAGTCCCACGCCGAGCGTCTGCGTCTGTACAGTGTGGCTGGTGTGGCCGATGCTGTGATCTTGTTCCTGGTTGCCAGGACAGAGCTCGTAAAGCCCGCCCTGGGCTCCCACC is a window encoding:
- the NR1H3 gene encoding oxysterols receptor LXR-alpha isoform X1 yields the protein MSLWLETPEHGVSPGAEVQESSPGPHTPGVPEPDLGLCCPLWEEIKLQLPSGDTRAGTAARCESSLCFFGGSDSAAEPWAPEARDAGSQVLGGSTRTLGEGARTPQSTSGLGLEAAEPMALLLRAEAPPGATEFHPPKRKKGPAPKMLGNELCSVCGDKASGFHYNVLSCEGCKGFFRRSVIKGARYTCHSGGHCLMDTYTRRKCQECRLRKCHQAGMREEFVLSEEQIRLKKLKRQEEEQAQAVSTPPRASSPPQVLPQLSPEQRGMIEQLVAAQQQCNRRSFSDQLRVTPWPMAPDPQSREARQQRFAHFTELAIVSVQEIVDFAKQLPGFLQLSREDQIALLKTSAIEVMLLETSRRYNPGNESITFLKDFSYNREDFAKAGLQVDFINPIFEFSRAMNELKLNDAEFALLIAISIFSADRPNVQDQLQVERLQHTYVEALHAYVSIHHPHDRLMFPRMLMKLVSLRTLSSVHSEQVFALRLQDKKLPPLLSEIWDVHE
- the NR1H3 gene encoding oxysterols receptor LXR-alpha isoform X2 — translated: MSLWLETPEHGVSPEFHPPKRKKGPAPKMLGNELCSVCGDKASGFHYNVLSCEGCKGFFRRSVIKGARYTCHSGGHCLMDTYTRRKCQECRLRKCHQAGMREEFVLSEEQIRLKKLKRQEEEQAQAVSTPPRASSPPQVLPQLSPEQRGMIEQLVAAQQQCNRRSFSDQLRVTPWPMAPDPQSREARQQRFAHFTELAIVSVQEIVDFAKQLPGFLQLSREDQIALLKTSAIEVMLLETSRRYNPGNESITFLKDFSYNREDFAKAGLQVDFINPIFEFSRAMNELKLNDAEFALLIAISIFSADRPNVQDQLQVERLQHTYVEALHAYVSIHHPHDRLMFPRMLMKLVSLRTLSSVHSEQVFALRLQDKKLPPLLSEIWDVHE